TTTGAAGCCAtgatgagaaaaagaaaaagaaaactcaGTCACTTTGAGTCATCTTCTTCGCAGGCAAATATGTATATGGAAGAGTTAAACACAAACCAAATAGACGTTTCTTTGATGCTAACTAAACAAGTTTTGTCTGAAGAAGTTAAAGGTGATTCGAACCTGGTGTTCTCTCCTCTGTCAATTCAAATAATTCTTGGCTTAATCGCCTCCGGCTCAAAGGGAACAACTAAGGACCAGCTACTCTGTTTCCTCAAGTCGAAAtccatggacgaactcaattctCTGTATTCTCATATTATCAGCAACGTATTTGCTGATGAAAGCCCCAGTGGTGGTCCCATTTTGTCCGTTGCTAATGGTGTTTGGATCGTCCGATCAATGCCTTTTAAACCTTCTTTTAAGAAGATTGTGAAGAAGGTTTACAAGGCTACTTCAAAATCTGTTGATTTTCAGATCAAGGTTAGTCCTTcagcttgtttggatggttgctACCCGTTGTTCCATAATATGATTGTTTTAAACTGTATTGTATTGTTACGTGAATAGAAAGTTTGGATAAATTTGTATTGTTTGTTGTGGTTAAATTACGTCTTTATTGTTAGTGCATACATAATAATAATGCCTCTGTTCCAATTTATGTAACACTGTCTtagcataaattttaagaaaaaatgggagaattttgaattttgtttgGTTTGACCGCAtgcatcatataataataaactACTAATAAGTTTACAAGGCTGCTTCAACATCTGTTGATTTTCAGAAAAAGGTTACTACTTTGATTGTTCACCGACTCTAGCTGATAAATTTACATCAATGCAATGGTTGGAATGTTCGTAGAACATCTTTGAACTTTTACATTGAAGTGCCTCTGACGGTGTGGTCAAATAGTCAATGAAGTGGGAAGAGAATTACGAGGCCTCAAGTTTAAATTCTAGTCgaggaaaaaaaaatttagataaTTTCTTTAATCTATCGAAGTCTTGGGGGACAAATTTAGGAAATTAAATGCCAATTAATTTCAGATTTGTGTAGATTGATACTGTTCTTATTGTGGCAGGTGCTATGGACATGAATAAAACGTAATTAATTATAAtcaccttgagggtcatttttcgAAAATTTGTGCAAAATTATCATTTGATCCCTATCTTTAATGCCCCCGAATGTTATTTGATCGGTTtgtgttgttggttttgttaaaatcttaataggTTGTGAATTGTGTAAGTTTTttagttttcataagttttaagttttaaaaaatggtTTTCGATACCAACTAAAGCTACGGGTCTCGGAACGGGGTTTCGTCCGTTCCATCAGTTTCGAAATGTGagaattggtctaggagagttgtcggaATCACATTTGGGGTTAATAcatggatttgaggtcttgagttggaaagttgattttaatgagctaagtttgactttggtcaaaaaatTGAATTTCGAGTGTCGGATGGTGATTCTGCTAGTTCCATTGGCTCTGAAATGTGTTTTCTAATCAATTTGCTTTATTGGTTCATATTTATAGGATTTcgaatgagttttgagggtcAAAAACATGTGTTGAAGGGCTGTGGTGTAAGTTGACCGCGATCAACTCGTGGCCAATGCGCGGTCAACAGTCAACAAGCGTGTAACACGCGTAGCTTTTGGGGCAAAAACAGTTGATTAGAGACGTCTATCAAGCCTGCGTATGTTAAAAGCAAATAATTAACACATACCTTACTTAATTACAGTAAGAAATAAACAGTAGCGTAAGTATTACGAGCACGTCCCTAACCAACTCCTCTATATAAGGAGTCGTCTCTCTCAACTTCAATAATTTAACTCATCACACAAAACAATTATGGATTTCCGTTCTCAGTTCGAATTTATGCATCTCCGAGCATTGCTTCAAAAGCAGAGCGACGTTTCTTCCATTCTCGCAAAACATGTATTCTTCAACAACTATGGAAAACCTGATGACGACGTGTCTAAAAAAGCAAATATGGTGTTTTCTCCACTATCCATTCAAATTGTTCTCGGCATTATTGCTGCTGGCTCTAGTGGTTCTACATTGGATCAATTGTTgagttttctcaaattcaactccGTTGAAGAACTTAACTCTGCTTATGCTCGGGTTATCGCTAATGTTTTAGCCGATGGAAGCCCCATGGGAGGTCCTCGTTTGTCCGTTGCTAATGGGGCTTGGATTGATCAAACTCTCTCTTTTAAGCATTCTTTCAAACATGTTATGGACAATGTTTATAAGGCTGCTGCGGCTTCTGTTGATCTTCTGCACAAGGTAATTAATCTTAAATCTTAATCCTTCACTCACTAGAAAAAAATTGCATACATGTAATGTTTGAATGTGATATTCTCCTCCGGCCTCCGTtaccaatttatgtggcattttttgaattttgaaaaatcaaaCAAGTTTTTCGATTAGTTAATGTGACTTACATGTCCGAATTCACAATTTTATGTCCAAATTCAAAATCCAAATTGAAAAGTTGGACTCTCGATGAGCATGTTGGTAATTAGATTTAAGCACATTAGAAATGCTTGATATTACGTAATAATACTCCCCTTCGTCCCTATTTATGCCATCTTTCGGACAAGTTTTTCTTTACCTCAATTTCTTTACATGCCTGATGAATATGCAAATTTTATGTCAAAACATTTCATAATTACATGTCCAAATTCACATTAAAATTGAGAAGTTTGACTCTCAATATAGAAAGTGTGTTATGAGCATGTTGGTATACAGGATATTTTCcaaataagatttatgaacaaATGAACGTAATGTGCATATAGGACATCTTGTTTATTACTTTTAATTTCAACTTATTCTGTTAATAGGCTGCTGATTTTATGCTCTctgtttgttttaatttttttcaattaaggCTGATGAGGTTGCTGCTGAAGTCAATAAGTGGGCTGAAGAGAAAACAAATGGTCTCATCAAACAGATTCTTTCTCCTTGTGCAGTCACTGGCACACAGCTGATCTTGGCGAATGCACTATATTTCAAAGGAGCCTGGAATGAGAAATTGAATGCTTCAGATACGAAAGACCACGAGTTCCATCTCCTCAATGGAGGATCTGTTCAAGCACCCTTAATGACCAGCAACAAATGGCAATACGTGAAGGTGTTTGATGGATTCAAAGTGTTACGTCTTCCTTATAAGCAGGGAGAGGACAAGCGTGTTCTCAGCATGTATATGTTTCTCCCAAATGCACGAGACGGATTGTCAACTTTACTGGAGAAAATTAGTTCGGAACCCGAATTCTTAGATCAACATATTCCCTTAACAAAAGTTAGAGTGCGCAAGTTTCTTATCCCTAAGTTCACAATATCTTTTGCAATTGAAGCTTCTAAGGTTCTAAAGGGACTCGGCCTCACATTACCTTTTATTGGCGGTCTCACTGAGATGGTGGGCGGGAATTTCCCTCTGGCAGTTTCAGAAGTTTTTCACAAGTCGTTTATTGAAGTA
This region of Solanum dulcamara chromosome 9, daSolDulc1.2, whole genome shotgun sequence genomic DNA includes:
- the LOC129902150 gene encoding serpin-ZX-like, which gives rise to MMRKRKRKLSHFESSSSQANMYMEELNTNQIDVSLMLTKQVLSEEVKGDSNLVFSPLSIQIILGLIASGSKGTTKDQLLCFLKSKSMDELNSLYSHIISNVFADESPSGGPILSVANGVWIVRSMPFKPSFKKIVKKVYKATSKSVDFQIKVSPSACLDGCYPLFHNMIVLNCIVLLRE
- the LOC129902151 gene encoding serpin-ZX-like, whose translation is MDFRSQFEFMHLRALLQKQSDVSSILAKHVFFNNYGKPDDDVSKKANMVFSPLSIQIVLGIIAAGSSGSTLDQLLSFLKFNSVEELNSAYARVIANVLADGSPMGGPRLSVANGAWIDQTLSFKHSFKHVMDNVYKAAAASVDLLHKADEVAAEVNKWAEEKTNGLIKQILSPCAVTGTQLILANALYFKGAWNEKLNASDTKDHEFHLLNGGSVQAPLMTSNKWQYVKVFDGFKVLRLPYKQGEDKRVLSMYMFLPNARDGLSTLLEKISSEPEFLDQHIPLTKVRVRKFLIPKFTISFAIEASKVLKGLGLTLPFIGGLTEMVGGNFPLAVSEVFHKSFIEVNEEGTEAAAVTVATMTFGCSMTIVKEEEIDFVADHPFLFLVKDETAGAVLFMGTLLNPLAVEVASQVNQWAEKETSGLIKEILPADSVDNSTRLVFANALYFKGAWDEKFDASVTKESEFHLLNGTSIQVPFMTSRKKQYVKAFDGFKVLGLPYKQGEDRRRFSMYFFLPDANDGLPALVDKVSSESQFLERHLPYQKVGVGEFRIPKFKISFGFEASNVLKGLGLVLPFSGNGLTEMVDSPVGSNLYVSSIFHKSFIEVNEEGTEAAAATAGVVKLRGLLVEEKVDFVADHPYLFLIREDATGVVLFVGSVLNPLSD